From Spirosoma aerolatum, one genomic window encodes:
- a CDS encoding DUF4097 family beta strand repeat-containing protein, with protein MKNNLFLYSIGLLTLLTQAAVAQRIIQKTMPVSANQLVNLNLRFGDSIQVRYWDKSDLSVHISATINGGKLDDALVVTTNTTDSEVSLKTDFDKEKLKEGKAEDCPGDGHRWSTDYNGQSYYVCSKINYVVNLPRHAKLRIETINGNIDIQGATEAVFAKTISGFVDMSWPKSKGANVAMKTITGEVYSDMEIAFKNKKEKNPIVGYRLEGAINGGGPDVQLESISNNIYLRRKD; from the coding sequence ATGAAAAACAACCTATTCCTATACTCAATTGGGCTTCTGACCCTACTCACTCAGGCAGCCGTTGCGCAACGTATCATTCAAAAAACGATGCCGGTTTCGGCCAATCAACTCGTCAACCTTAATTTACGGTTTGGTGATAGTATTCAGGTTCGATACTGGGACAAGTCCGACTTATCTGTACACATATCAGCGACCATCAACGGCGGCAAACTGGATGATGCGCTGGTGGTAACGACTAATACGACAGATAGCGAAGTCAGTCTGAAAACGGATTTCGACAAAGAGAAGTTGAAAGAGGGAAAAGCAGAAGATTGTCCAGGCGATGGCCATCGGTGGAGTACCGACTACAATGGTCAAAGCTACTATGTATGCAGCAAAATCAATTATGTAGTGAACCTACCCCGGCATGCCAAACTCAGAATAGAAACCATTAACGGGAATATCGATATTCAGGGTGCTACCGAAGCCGTGTTTGCCAAAACGATCAGTGGATTTGTCGATATGAGCTGGCCGAAATCGAAAGGGGCTAATGTGGCCATGAAAACCATCACCGGCGAAGTGTATTCCGATATGGAAATTGCCTTTAAGAATAAGAAAGAGAAAAATCCAATAGTTGGTTACAGGCTGGAAGGAGCCATCAATGGGGGCGGTCCCGATGTTCAACTGGAGTCGATCAGCAACAATATCTACCTGCGAAGGAAAGACTGA
- a CDS encoding Rrf2 family transcriptional regulator — MNGRFAISMHILTLLSKANGEWVTSDFIAGSININPVLVRKEIINLRKKGLVISREGKNGGTMLAKPASQIRVSDVFLATRQGTVLGNARNSPNPDCPVGRQINRHLDSLYQEAEEALVRNLGTSTLDDFVHRFD, encoded by the coding sequence ATGAACGGACGTTTTGCCATATCGATGCACATCTTAACGCTGCTTTCTAAAGCCAATGGCGAGTGGGTTACGTCTGACTTCATTGCCGGTAGTATCAATATCAATCCGGTTCTGGTACGTAAAGAAATCATTAACCTCCGTAAGAAAGGGCTAGTAATTAGCCGGGAAGGTAAAAACGGGGGTACCATGTTAGCTAAACCGGCCAGCCAGATACGGGTTTCGGATGTGTTTCTGGCAACTCGACAAGGTACCGTGTTAGGCAATGCCCGAAACTCGCCAAATCCCGATTGTCCGGTTGGCCGACAGATTAATCGTCACCTGGACAGTCTGTATCAGGAAGCCGAAGAAGCGCTGGTACGAAACCTGGGAACCAGCACCCTGGACGATTTTGTCCACCGTTTCGATTAA
- a CDS encoding endonuclease III domain-containing protein translates to MQLSSESASKTWIAHERLTLAYGTQAIQGYSDPMHELIGTILSHRTTHANEVLAYRTLRERFPAWEQVRDAPLWELIDAIKSVTYPEVKAPYIKNLLEHLFRETGSANIDFLNNLPTEEAMHWLTSLPGIGLKTATLLLLFKFHKPVLPVDTHVHRVTQRLGLIGPRVSAEKAHTVLLAYLPKEPLVLFNFHKHFYWHGQRICTWYTPRCSECVLKDICDFYQQGGTVILSSTPIRRKNTLNN, encoded by the coding sequence ATGCAACTCAGCTCTGAATCGGCATCGAAGACCTGGATCGCCCACGAACGCCTAACGTTAGCCTATGGTACTCAGGCCATTCAGGGCTATTCCGATCCAATGCATGAACTAATCGGGACGATTCTTTCACATCGAACTACGCACGCCAACGAAGTGCTTGCTTATCGAACCCTGCGCGAACGATTCCCTGCCTGGGAGCAGGTTCGGGATGCACCGCTTTGGGAACTGATCGATGCGATCAAATCTGTAACGTATCCCGAAGTCAAAGCACCTTACATCAAAAATCTGCTGGAGCATTTGTTCAGAGAAACAGGATCGGCTAACATCGATTTCCTCAATAACCTACCCACTGAGGAGGCTATGCACTGGCTCACCAGTCTGCCGGGTATTGGCTTAAAAACGGCCACTCTACTTCTGCTTTTCAAGTTTCACAAGCCTGTGTTACCCGTCGATACCCATGTTCATCGCGTCACACAACGGCTAGGTCTTATTGGTCCCAGGGTAAGCGCCGAGAAAGCTCACACGGTGTTGCTGGCTTATCTACCTAAAGAGCCGCTGGTATTGTTCAATTTTCATAAACACTTTTATTGGCATGGACAACGTATCTGTACCTGGTATACACCCCGGTGTAGCGAGTGTGTTCTGAAGGATATATGTGATTTTTATCAACAGGGCGGAACAGTTATTCTGAGTAGCACTCCTATCCGCAGAAAGAATACTCTAAACAACTGA
- a CDS encoding carbon-nitrogen hydrolase family protein, with product MHIQTRNLQKSDYHDLKETMIEVYSGIGGDYWPKSSINKLLHIFPEGQFCVEVDGKVVAIALAIRVKYDDFGDNHTYYEITGGYTFKTHNDEGDYLYGIEVFVHPDYRDLRLGRRLYDARKELCEQLNLKGILAGGRIPNYNKYADELTPREYITKVKQKEIYDPTLTFQLSNDFHVRKVLRGYLPGDSESKEYATLLEWINIYYVKEADKKPHTDSIIRLGVIQWQMRLFKNLNTFLDQVEFFVNAVSDYRADFMVLPEFFNTPLMADFNDLPEPVAIRKLADFTVPVREKLCELAISYNVNIVGGSMPLVDTDGKLYNVAYLCRRDGSYEEYRKIHITPNEVKHYGMVGGHEIRAFDTDCGKIGMLICYDVEFPELSRILAQQGMQILFVPFLTDTQNGYSRVRHCAQARAIENECYVAISGCVGNLPRVHNMDINYAQSAVFTPSDFQFPTNAVKAEATPNTEMVLIADVDLSLLKELHEHGSVQVMKDRRTDLYDVTLKKTARKALKGKKDSPDNDPEAVPPVIVVAD from the coding sequence ATGCATATACAAACCAGAAATTTACAGAAATCGGATTACCACGACCTCAAAGAGACGATGATCGAGGTATATAGTGGTATCGGGGGCGATTATTGGCCCAAGAGTTCGATTAATAAACTATTGCACATTTTCCCGGAAGGTCAGTTCTGCGTTGAAGTCGATGGTAAGGTTGTAGCAATCGCCCTGGCCATACGGGTGAAATACGACGACTTTGGCGATAACCATACGTACTACGAAATTACGGGCGGATATACCTTCAAAACGCATAACGACGAAGGGGATTACCTGTATGGTATCGAAGTGTTTGTTCACCCTGATTACCGCGATCTTCGGTTGGGTCGGCGGCTGTATGATGCCCGGAAGGAACTTTGCGAGCAGTTAAATCTGAAAGGCATTCTGGCTGGGGGGCGTATCCCAAACTATAATAAATACGCCGATGAACTGACACCCCGCGAATACATTACGAAAGTAAAGCAAAAGGAAATTTACGACCCGACGCTAACCTTTCAACTTTCGAACGATTTCCATGTTCGGAAAGTCCTGCGCGGCTATTTACCGGGCGACTCTGAATCGAAAGAATATGCCACGCTGCTGGAGTGGATCAATATCTATTACGTCAAAGAGGCCGATAAGAAGCCGCATACCGACTCCATTATCCGGCTCGGTGTGATTCAATGGCAGATGCGTTTATTCAAAAACCTCAATACCTTTCTGGATCAGGTTGAGTTTTTTGTCAATGCTGTAAGCGATTACCGGGCCGATTTTATGGTTCTGCCTGAGTTTTTCAATACTCCCCTCATGGCCGATTTTAATGACTTACCCGAACCCGTCGCCATCCGCAAACTCGCCGATTTTACTGTTCCTGTACGAGAAAAGCTTTGCGAACTGGCTATTTCGTACAATGTCAACATTGTGGGTGGTAGTATGCCCCTCGTTGATACGGATGGAAAGCTATACAATGTGGCTTACCTCTGCCGACGCGACGGCTCTTACGAAGAGTACCGGAAGATACATATCACGCCCAACGAAGTGAAGCATTATGGTATGGTGGGTGGACATGAAATCCGGGCGTTTGATACGGATTGCGGTAAAATCGGTATGCTCATCTGCTATGATGTCGAATTTCCCGAACTCAGCCGGATTCTGGCCCAGCAGGGCATGCAGATTCTGTTCGTCCCGTTCCTGACCGACACGCAGAATGGATACTCCCGTGTACGTCATTGTGCGCAGGCGCGGGCCATTGAAAACGAGTGTTATGTAGCCATATCGGGTTGCGTGGGCAACCTGCCTCGGGTGCATAATATGGACATTAACTATGCGCAATCGGCGGTATTTACCCCTTCCGATTTTCAGTTTCCAACCAACGCCGTTAAAGCAGAAGCCACGCCGAATACCGAGATGGTCCTTATCGCTGATGTCGATTTGAGTTTACTGAAGGAGTTACATGAACACGGCTCGGTTCAGGTCATGAAAGACCGGCGAACTGACCTGTATGATGTTACCCTGAAAAAGACAGCAAGAAAAGCCCTCAAAGGGAAAAAAGATTCGCCGGATAATGACCCCGAAGCTGTTCCGCCTGTTATCGTTGTGGCGGATTAA
- a CDS encoding OmpA family protein — MLTNKIPWIILLGLWMAGSTWWHVCKIKQLCVDDVKAASATTEGMEEPVPTNGLTIADGDRFRLDLPGNFSFAKSGANANMNSLGGSLDEMVAYLKANPGRTLEIKGYYSANETNSTSFPNLGIARAEGLKQYLVQQGISAESITTTAEERSLTFTAKGDSLYGGLDFAFGGIAKPAETEPVADTTAEPVKITKEVTEKELANNEKFTSVFEPIDLYFQLGESNYIKTEDTKKFFGEAIRYLADHKDKKLLLTGHTDSSGPEDVNMQLSRDRANDVKVRLRKAGVSSEQIIVKAKGETEPKADNSTMSGRKANRRVTVVVQ, encoded by the coding sequence ATGTTAACGAACAAAATTCCCTGGATTATCTTACTTGGTTTGTGGATGGCCGGCTCGACCTGGTGGCACGTCTGCAAAATTAAGCAGTTATGCGTGGATGACGTAAAAGCGGCCTCTGCAACCACCGAAGGAATGGAGGAGCCAGTTCCCACAAACGGGTTGACGATAGCAGATGGTGATCGGTTCCGACTTGACCTTCCGGGCAATTTTAGTTTTGCAAAATCGGGAGCTAATGCCAACATGAACAGTCTGGGGGGCTCGCTGGACGAAATGGTTGCGTATTTGAAAGCCAATCCCGGTCGAACGCTCGAAATTAAGGGCTATTATTCAGCAAATGAAACGAATTCAACCTCTTTCCCAAATTTAGGTATTGCCCGTGCCGAAGGACTCAAGCAGTATCTGGTACAACAGGGGATTTCAGCTGAATCGATCACAACCACGGCCGAAGAACGTAGCCTAACCTTTACTGCCAAAGGCGACTCTCTTTATGGTGGACTCGATTTTGCCTTCGGTGGAATTGCTAAGCCAGCCGAAACAGAGCCAGTAGCCGATACCACAGCTGAACCGGTCAAGATTACAAAAGAAGTAACTGAAAAAGAACTGGCTAATAACGAGAAGTTTACATCGGTGTTTGAGCCAATAGATTTGTATTTCCAGTTGGGTGAATCGAACTACATTAAAACTGAGGATACAAAAAAATTCTTTGGAGAGGCCATTCGCTACCTAGCTGACCATAAAGACAAAAAGCTTCTGCTAACCGGCCATACGGATAGCTCCGGCCCTGAAGATGTAAATATGCAGCTATCGCGTGATCGGGCCAACGATGTAAAGGTAAGGCTTCGGAAAGCGGGGGTTTCGTCAGAGCAAATTATTGTAAAAGCGAAAGGGGAGACCGAACCCAAGGCAGACAACAGCACCATGTCGGGTCGAAAAGCGAATCGACGGGTAACGGTTGTTGTTCAATAA
- a CDS encoding peptidoglycan-binding domain-containing protein, translated as MQKTAFQNELTISAVQQRNGANNTKKDVRKIQAWLTLFAMINAGTATATGIDGDFGKATEQAVKNFQKAQGIAQNGIVDQSTFDLLAAPMRAAFLGPIAGTELRGLVVNAARNQLQNRPFELVINQQPNSGPWVRAYMDGNEGSEWLWCMGFVQTILDQAASVVGKDFKKIMPLTYSCDVVGTTGLQTGALFRYSQIRANPALMKPGDIFLLQKTPNDWVHAGLITHIGDDFIETIEGNTNEGGSNNGNAVLSRVRNFRKSKLDVFSIEGLV; from the coding sequence ATGCAAAAGACAGCCTTTCAGAATGAACTTACGATTAGTGCCGTTCAACAGCGTAATGGAGCGAACAATACCAAAAAGGATGTTCGAAAGATTCAAGCCTGGCTGACGTTGTTTGCAATGATTAATGCGGGAACCGCTACGGCAACGGGTATTGATGGCGACTTTGGCAAAGCTACCGAGCAGGCCGTCAAAAACTTCCAGAAAGCCCAAGGCATTGCCCAAAACGGTATTGTTGATCAGTCTACATTCGATTTGCTGGCTGCTCCCATGCGGGCCGCTTTCCTGGGACCTATCGCTGGAACAGAATTGCGAGGGCTGGTGGTCAATGCGGCTCGAAATCAGTTACAGAACCGACCATTTGAGCTAGTCATTAATCAGCAACCGAACTCGGGTCCCTGGGTACGTGCTTACATGGATGGTAATGAAGGGAGCGAGTGGCTCTGGTGTATGGGCTTTGTACAGACCATTCTCGATCAGGCAGCCTCTGTAGTAGGTAAAGATTTCAAAAAAATAATGCCCTTAACCTATAGCTGTGATGTAGTTGGAACAACGGGCCTGCAAACAGGTGCACTTTTCCGCTATTCCCAGATTCGGGCCAACCCAGCATTGATGAAACCCGGTGACATTTTTCTCCTCCAAAAAACACCAAACGACTGGGTTCATGCGGGTTTGATAACCCACATTGGCGATGATTTTATTGAAACCATTGAAGGCAATACCAACGAAGGCGGATCAAACAATGGGAACGCTGTTTTAAGCCGGGTTCGCAATTTCAGGAAGTCGAAACTGGATGTATTTTCAATCGAAGGGCTGGTGTGA
- a CDS encoding DUF819 family protein produces MTDSIFILFVLCLNVIICEWLTKKPGFRQIGTALLVILVTAVEANLGVIPTIETPVYEGIFSYIAPFSLFLLLLSVNLKDLRRAGLPMLTMFLIGSTGTIIGVLVSVWVFSAPQTVGSLFYALAGMFTGTYIGGSINFHAVALHYSVSKAGNLFIAATAADNIMTALWMIVTLTLPVFLQRRFPRQRLIASEDQSAASAENLFSDSETMTPNDLAILLSLGFGAIFISKQLATWFPVFPFVLILTTIALGLAQFRVINTLRGSRLLGLFGIYIFLAVIGAYCDIGALIRDGQLAFVLFGMILLLVLIHALLVFGIGALFRQDWDILGIASQANIGGGTSALALARSLNRPDLQLPAVLVGTLGNAIGTYLGILVAELLR; encoded by the coding sequence GTGACTGACTCCATCTTCATCCTGTTCGTTCTTTGCCTGAATGTTATCATCTGCGAATGGCTAACTAAAAAGCCAGGCTTTCGCCAGATTGGAACGGCTTTACTGGTTATTCTGGTAACGGCCGTCGAAGCCAATCTGGGTGTTATTCCAACCATTGAAACGCCAGTTTATGAAGGTATTTTTAGCTACATCGCTCCATTCTCGCTGTTTCTGCTGCTGCTAAGTGTGAATCTCAAAGATCTGCGTAGGGCTGGTCTACCCATGCTGACGATGTTTTTGATTGGATCAACAGGAACAATCATCGGTGTTTTGGTGAGTGTATGGGTGTTTTCGGCTCCACAAACAGTCGGGAGTCTGTTTTACGCGCTGGCAGGGATGTTTACGGGAACCTATATTGGTGGAAGCATTAATTTCCACGCAGTGGCCCTGCATTATAGCGTGTCGAAAGCGGGTAATTTATTCATTGCAGCTACGGCAGCCGATAATATTATGACGGCCCTCTGGATGATAGTGACCCTTACGCTCCCCGTTTTTTTACAGCGTCGGTTTCCACGGCAGCGCCTGATTGCCTCAGAGGATCAGAGTGCAGCTTCGGCTGAAAATCTATTTTCGGATTCCGAAACGATGACTCCAAATGATCTGGCCATTTTGTTGTCACTTGGATTTGGGGCCATTTTTATCTCCAAACAGTTGGCAACTTGGTTTCCCGTTTTTCCTTTCGTGCTGATTTTGACGACAATCGCCTTAGGGCTGGCTCAATTCCGGGTAATAAACACATTGCGCGGGAGCCGACTACTGGGTCTTTTCGGCATCTACATTTTTCTGGCTGTCATTGGTGCGTATTGCGATATTGGCGCGCTCATACGCGATGGCCAACTGGCTTTTGTGCTGTTTGGTATGATTCTATTACTGGTGTTGATTCATGCACTGCTCGTCTTTGGAATTGGGGCCTTATTCCGGCAGGACTGGGATATACTGGGCATTGCCTCGCAGGCAAATATCGGAGGGGGAACTTCGGCACTGGCGTTGGCCCGTAGCCTGAATCGGCCTGATTTACAACTGCCTGCCGTACTGGTTGGTACATTAGGCAATGCCATCGGCACTTATTTGGGTATTCTGGTTGCAGAACTTCTGCGATAA
- a CDS encoding threonine aldolase family protein, which produces MLIDLRSDTVAHPTPAMREAMFSAQLGDDVFGDDPTVNTLETKAASLFGMEAALFCASGTMTNQLAIRTHTRPGDDVICDYLSHVYQYEGGGIAVNALASASLAHGIRGKLTPDLIREHIYNRADPHKPLSRLVVLENTINKGGGCYYTIPEIAAIRQVCQEHELILHLDGARLFNALVETGDPTTAYGQLFDSISICLSKGLGCPIGSLLLGKAEFIAQARRFRKLMGGGWRQAGFLAAAGIYALDHHIDRLKQDHSRARKIGSLLERLPEVEDILPIDTNIVIFKLPETILATDYVAKLAAKGIRSVTFGKHLVRFVTHLDFTDEMLSEMELILNRDFH; this is translated from the coding sequence ATGCTTATTGATCTTCGTAGCGATACCGTTGCTCATCCTACACCCGCCATGCGTGAGGCCATGTTTTCTGCCCAGCTTGGCGACGACGTTTTTGGCGACGACCCAACTGTAAATACCCTTGAAACGAAAGCAGCTTCATTATTTGGTATGGAGGCCGCTCTCTTCTGTGCTTCGGGTACTATGACCAATCAACTCGCAATCCGTACCCATACGCGGCCCGGCGATGATGTTATCTGCGATTACCTGTCTCATGTCTATCAATATGAAGGGGGTGGTATAGCTGTGAATGCGTTGGCATCGGCCAGTTTAGCACACGGCATACGCGGCAAGCTCACGCCCGACCTTATACGCGAACATATCTATAATCGTGCCGATCCTCATAAACCACTTTCGCGGCTGGTAGTTCTGGAAAATACCATCAACAAAGGAGGGGGCTGCTACTATACGATTCCCGAAATCGCAGCTATACGGCAGGTATGTCAGGAGCATGAACTAATTCTCCACCTTGACGGTGCCCGTCTGTTCAATGCATTGGTTGAGACGGGTGATCCTACCACGGCCTATGGTCAATTGTTCGACTCTATTAGTATCTGTCTGTCGAAAGGGTTGGGGTGCCCTATTGGGTCACTTCTTCTCGGAAAAGCCGAATTCATCGCGCAGGCCCGACGCTTCCGTAAACTGATGGGTGGTGGCTGGCGACAGGCTGGCTTTCTGGCCGCAGCGGGTATTTATGCGCTGGATCATCACATCGATAGACTGAAGCAGGACCATTCCCGCGCTCGGAAAATCGGCTCCTTACTTGAGCGTCTGCCCGAAGTAGAAGACATTTTGCCCATCGACACAAACATCGTCATTTTCAAGCTTCCCGAAACAATTCTGGCTACAGATTATGTTGCTAAGTTAGCCGCTAAGGGCATCCGCAGTGTCACATTTGGCAAGCACCTCGTGCGCTTCGTTACGCACCTAGACTTTACCGATGAGATGCTGTCGGAAATGGAACTTATTCTGAACCGGGATTTTCACTGA
- a CDS encoding DUF4097 family beta strand repeat-containing protein produces the protein MKTLLVLSASLLLCLSNAQAQEYKTKLTNAKDRKVTLEIDAGDIKIEGYNGDEVVIQANSGYEAPPERAKGLKPLYYTAVDNTGLGLAVTPESGGLKIEKATRKSIKYTIKLPRKVGILYQQTNWQKADVTISNMDGDLEIKTNNGSMDLKNVTGPVVANTTNGEINIVFANIDQEKPTAISTINGEIDITLPASTKANMKLQTIHGEMYTDFDLGIKNAKDGLARVGGSHSINGTTNGGGVDIQLKTINSNIYIRKQK, from the coding sequence ATGAAAACGCTCCTAGTATTGAGTGCCAGTCTCTTATTGTGTCTATCCAACGCCCAGGCACAGGAATACAAAACCAAATTAACCAATGCCAAAGACCGAAAAGTAACCCTTGAAATTGACGCGGGTGATATAAAAATTGAGGGTTACAACGGCGACGAAGTGGTAATTCAGGCTAATTCCGGTTACGAAGCACCTCCCGAACGGGCTAAAGGTCTGAAGCCTCTGTACTACACGGCTGTGGACAACACCGGCCTTGGCCTGGCGGTGACGCCCGAAAGCGGTGGTCTGAAAATTGAAAAAGCGACCCGTAAATCCATCAAGTACACGATCAAGCTCCCAAGGAAAGTAGGGATTCTCTATCAACAAACCAACTGGCAAAAGGCAGACGTTACGATCAGCAATATGGACGGTGATCTGGAAATCAAGACCAACAATGGATCGATGGACTTGAAGAATGTAACCGGCCCCGTAGTGGCTAATACAACCAATGGCGAAATCAACATTGTTTTCGCCAACATCGATCAGGAGAAGCCCACGGCTATTTCGACCATCAACGGTGAGATCGATATTACGTTGCCTGCCAGTACGAAGGCAAACATGAAGTTACAAACTATTCATGGTGAGATGTACACCGATTTTGATCTGGGCATTAAGAACGCAAAAGATGGGTTAGCCCGGGTTGGTGGTAGCCATTCGATCAATGGCACAACGAACGGTGGTGGGGTTGACATCCAGCTTAAAACCATCAACAGCAACATCTACATCCGTAAGCAGAAATAA